One genomic segment of Besnoitia besnoiti strain Bb-Ger1 chromosome VII, whole genome shotgun sequence includes these proteins:
- a CDS encoding hypothetical protein (encoded by transcript BESB_078470): MLPFVSMGLFWKLFPGFARDKCKCYFQYIGASFAWGTGLVAYSARKDYSERFTKPGLFYKMHLNKLLRTGKIDQERYNSLLTGAVH; this comes from the coding sequence ATGTTGCCGTTCGTGTCTATGGGTCTTTTCTGGAAGCTGTTTCCTGGCTTCGCGCGCGACAAATGCAAGTGCTACTTTCAGTACATCGGTGCGTCTTTCGCCTGGGGAACGGGCCTGGTCGCTTACAGCGCGCGGAAGGACTACTCGGAGAGATTCACGAAGCCTGGCCTTTTCTACAAAATGCATCTGAACAAACTCCTGCGCACGGGAAAGATTGACCAAGAAAGGTACAACAGCCTGCTCACGGGCGCGGTCCACTGA
- a CDS encoding hypothetical protein (encoded by transcript BESB_078480), translating to MRLAALLWRSGLAPAACAALAIFSVPTRIAAGGAVATEMAEDSLATTSPEGGELERGASPRRLMAEGLSIMAMQYIMVPEMRDSLVELGTRSMEIFKGLPTYDLQLDYYHDPQDCVVVFDTLNDGTTFGLMREDEVTVTYSHVQHQGLLDYVERRRETVEVLKGKQRHLQKFNLPRGCIADETSYWVAYCRSQSQPCYVGRIDIHLTKGSPSEKPMPLEPISYEAFAEQLVDKEGMNFYDVEDIFEAETPPNRLTWDTEKCLLHYRYSTNDISATSYYWMRTRHAFRIDVKDTDGKFIRKMSAMIPDCGGEGPEDFTVTYKEISDGTIKAVFRARRLKEFEPHYHDTITLKKLAPHIPVQNWDPEDAEVMDFVDLFPETDVIALDMLTRD from the coding sequence ATGAGGCTCGCTGCGCTGTTGTGGCGCTCTGGCctggcgccagcggcgtgcgccgcgctggctATTTTTTCCGTGCCGACGCGAATCGCAGCAGGAGGAGCCGTGGCAACAGAGATGGCGGAGGATAGCCTGGCGACGACGAGTCCTGAGGGAGGCGAATTGGAGCGCGGAGCGTCCCCCCGACGTCTCATGGCTGAAGGCCTGTCGATCATGGCCATGCAGTACATCATGGTTCCTGAGATGCGCGATTCGCTGGTCGAGCTTGGGACTCGTAGCATGGAGATTTTCAAGGGATTGCCCACGTACGACCTTCAGCTGGACTACTACCATGACCCGCAGGACTGTGTGGTGGTTTTTGACACACTCAACGACGGCACCACGTTCGGCCTCatgagagaggacgaagtgACCGTCACATACAGCCACGTGCAACACCAGGGCCTCCTGGACTATgtagagaggagacgcgagactGTCGAAGTGCTCAAGGGGAAACAGCGCCATCTGCAAAAGTTCAATCTGCCGAGAGGGTGCATTGCCGACGAGACGTCTTACTGGGTCGCCTACTGCCGCAGCCAATCACAGCCGTGTTACGTAGGGCGCATCGACATCCATCTGACCAAGGGCTCGCCTTCCGAGAAGCCGATGCCGCTTGAGCCCATCTCTTATGAGGCATTCGCCGAACAGCTGGTGGACAAGGAAGGCATGAACTTCTACGATGTAGAAGACATTTTTGAGGCTGAAACACCTCCGAATCGCCTCACGTGGGACACCGAGAAATGCCTCCTTCACTACCGATACTCCACCAATGACATTTCTGCAACTTCCTATTACTGGATGCGCACGCGGCATGCATTTCGAATCGACGTAAAGGACACGGACGGCAAGTTCATCAGGAAAATGTCCGCGATGATTCCGGATTGTGGTGGCGAAGGCCCTGAAGATTTCACTGTCACCTACAAGGAAATCAGCGATGGGACGATCAAAGCCGTCTTccgtgcgcgccgcctcaaaGAGTTTGAGCCTCACTACCACGACACCATAACGCTGAAAAAACTAGCTCCGCATATCCCAGTGCAGAACTGGGATCCGGAGGATGCCGAGGTTATGGACTTCGTCGACCTTTTTCCGGAGACTGACGTCATTGCGCTCGACATGCTCACCAGGGACTAG
- a CDS encoding hypothetical protein (encoded by transcript BESB_078490), translated as MSDAESDGSSSLSQQRELPVLPVPPPLPRVPVSLGALSETKKPEMFLLPHSGNAVVPIARAYVCDTCRVVRGPEDLSIEIESYFCPACLDALPQTEALACSCRCTKCFDCPRCFATLGVVREPLSAPDAAAAAGAAADESEEAALRAAEALVEKGASPSEGLGPQRCDSLLSISSQEDEGGSDADAAEKASGSGRRASARQTGDGERFEYFFACPYCKWNSRSLGMVSRVSAVLQAAATADERGGRIRRCFTPLFDSLQASAQERERARQLQARVKHKAVALLFAAAAAGGLPGSSGGPFARLQQDKTWRLADVEEMLERRAKQMGETDIWASFRRDIPHAPPRVGLAELLAGKHLSPAREIVSELDWSRKLQQDLLGETARGDAEEDEEDFTPEEAKALEPLSADQVLLDRRTPDVAPVKIPQDVWGRPGKRREDNDAEVMDEAIVGEFPTVEQRIRNPNSLVVPEMSGTLLQPVRKRLLTRQSKRCRTCQKYVVKTQVSPNAVPPLRLNSAAALLLPLMYPRIRDSAVLLGKITDVEIGVVNPAELPMLLKVHVNHGAPEEDPEGDGRHCLSPGAAVYDPGYGSPRGRKGPGGVGDEDAGFMAVRKNWQTLDIFTKDFEVAVDPYDEMLEEFNDEVGELRVDDDPTIVLARKGNSVCLRIRVRPKAWALQHVAACCITVDISIAGDASPIRACYVLCLGRVADQSDADLVRRESL; from the exons ATGtcggacgcggagagcgatgGAAGCAGCTCGCTGtctcagcagcgcgagctgccGGTGCTGCcggtgccgccgccgctgcctcgcgtgccCGTGTCGCTGGGCGCGCTCtcagagacgaagaagcctgAGATGTTTTTGCTTCCTCACTCGGGGAACGCCGTGGTGCCGATCGCGCGCGCCTACGTGTGCGACACCTGCCGCGTGGTGCGGGGGCCTGAAGACCTCTCCATCGAGATCGAGTCCTACTTCTGTCCGGCGTGTctcgacgcgctgccgcagactgaggcgctcgcgtgcAGTTGCCGATGCACGAAGTGCTTTGACTGTCCGCGGTGCTTCGCCACGCTGGGCGTCGTGCGCGagccgctctcggcgcccgacgccgccgcagcggcaggggccgccgcagacgagtcggaggaggcggcgctccgcgcggctgaggcgctcGTGGAGAAGGGCGCAAGTCCCTCCGAGGGCCTCGGGCCGCAGCGCTGCGACAGTTTGCTCTCAATTTCGAGCcaagaggacgaaggcgggagcgacgcggacgcggcggagaaggcgtccggcagcgggcgccgcgcgtcggctcGGCAGA cgggcgacggcgagaggtTCGAGTACTTTTTTGCGTGTCCGTACTGCAAATGGAATTCGCGGTCGCTGGGTATGGTCAGTCGGGTGTCCGCGGTGCtccaggccgcggcgacggcggacgaGCGCGGGGGGCGCATCCGGCGGTGCTTCACCCCGCTGTTTGACAGCCTGCAGGCTTCTGCccaggagcgcgagcgcgcgcggcagctgcaggcccgcGTGAAGCACAAGGCCGTCGCGCTGCTcttcgcggcagccgcagccggcggcctgCCTGGGAGCAGCGGAGGTCCCTTTgcccgcctgcagcaggacAAAACGTGGCGCCTGGCGGACGTCGAGGAGATGCTTGAGCGACGTGCCAAGCAGATGGGCGAGACAGACATCTGGGCGAGCTTCCGCCGCGACATTCcacatgcgccgccgcgcgtcggcctcgcggagctcctcgcggGAAAGCACCTGAGTCCAGCGCGCGAGATCGTCTCGGAGCTCGACTGGAGTCGCAAGCTGCAGCAAGATCTGCTCGGCGAAACAgcacgaggagacgccgaggaggacgaagaggacttcacgcccgaggaggcgaaggcgctggaaCCGCTCAGCGCCGACCAAGTGCTTCTCGATCGACGGACGCCGGACGTGGCGCCTGTGAAGATTCCGCAGGACGTCTGGGGCCGCCCGgggaagcgccgcgaagacaaCGACGCGGAGGTGATGGACGAAGCCATTGTCGGCGAGTTTCCAACCGTGGAGCAGAGGATTCGCAATCCAAATTCTCTCGTGGTTCCTGAAATGAGTGGGACTTTGCTGCAGCCGGTCCGCAAGCGGCTGCTCACGCGTCAGTCGAAGCGCTGTCGAACTTGCCAAAAGTACGTCGTGAAGACCCAAGTGAGTCCGAATGCCGTccctcccctccgcctcaactcagctgcggcgctgctgctgcccttGATGTATCCGCGAATCCGCGACAGCGCAGTTCTTCTGGGAAAGATCACCGACGTCGAAATCGGCGTTGTCAACCCGGCGGAGCTCCCGATGCTTCTCAAAGTCCACGTGAACCACGGCGCGCCCGAGGAGGAcccggagggcgacggcaggcACTGCCTGTCGCCCGGGGCGGCCGTTTACGACCCTGGGTACGGCTCTCCCAGGGGACGCAAGGGGCCGGGCGGCgtgggcgacgaggacgcggggTTCATGGCGGTCAGGAAGAACTGGCAGACGCTGGACATCTTCACGAAGGATTTCGAAGTCGCTGTCGATCCGTACGATGAAATGCTGGAGGAGTTCAACGACGAGGTTGGCGAGCTCCGCGTCGACGACGACCCCACGATCGTTTTGGCCAGAAAGGGCAACTCCGTCTGTCTCAGGATCCGCGTGCGGCCGAAGGCGTGGGCGCTCCAACACGTCGCGGCGTGCTGCATCACAGTAGACATTTCCATCGCCGGAGATGCGTCCCCCATTCGCGCCTGCTACGTTCTGTGTCTCGGTCGCGTCGCCGACCAGAGTGACGCAGATCTCGTCCGACGTGAGAGCTTGTGA